The genomic region TCACCGGAAGCTTGCTCCAGAGCCAGTTAACGGCGGAACCTCCCAGGGGGGTTGAATAAAACTTATATCCCGAACTTCCCTGGAAATCGAAAATTATATTGTCGTAGATCCCTTCTTCTGAAGTCCTCACAGCCTCAAATTTCGTCCCAATGTTAATTGTGGGAAAGTGAGAACTCGAAAGGTAATCTGTCAGTAAGTGACCCCTGTTCAAATCGCTTTCCCTGACAGTACGATATCCGCTCATCATGATTTCCAGGGGATAAACTCCAGCAATGGGGATACTAGCGTACTCCTTCCTCCACTTATCGTACACTGGAACGTTGTAAATAACGACCACGTACTTCAGCGGGAGATTCAAGTACCTATCAAGGTACCCATCCCCTGTTCTTACGTATGGCTTTGGCGCGTAGCTAACCTTCAGCGTTGAGCCTGAGTACGAAGTTCCAAAGTCTAGGACTGGTATCCCGTCCACACTCAAGCTCCACATTGATTTTGTGCTTGTTGTCAGCTGGATGCCCCATGCAATCCCAAGAATGGTAATTTTCTTAGATCCTCCGGTCCTGACTTTTAATCCCATGAAGGGGATCCATTCCGTGAAGGTTTTTGAGTCCGCATAATATGAGTCCTGGAGGTACTCCCAGTTTTCAATTATGCAGTATCTGGCATTAAGCTCTTCATAGCCCTGAGGACAGGACGACGTTCCAAAAACCGAACGCAGTTTGTACTTCAACCTTGCCGTTACTGGGAGTCTCATCCTTGGTTTGGTGGAGGGTTCAGCAACTTCCGCTATTGAGAACATGCCCTTCAGTTCAAGAGGTTTCCCTGGCTGGATGCTTTTTACGCCAATCTTCCCGTCTTTTGTGAAGTATATTGCCAGTGGAGTGGGTACAGTGTGCAGGTTTTCAGTAGCCCCTGCTTCACGCCACTTTTTGCTCTCTGTTCTCAGAGTCACGAGACCGCTGAGGCGTCCCTGCTTGAGGAGCTTTACCCCTCCCTCTGGGGAAGGCTGGAATATGAAGACTTTAGCACCTCCCTGGAGGTAAGTTCTTTCGACACTCAGAAAGTCCGTCGCTGCCATGCCAATGGCAGAGGTTAACAATATAGTTAGCAACAAAACTCCAACAATCTTAAGTTTCATAATCTCACCTTATAGAGTTCTCAATCATTTTTCTGAATTTATTTCTTATAAACTTTACTGCATAAAGTTGTTCAAATACCTGTCGACATAAGGATAATTCACGAGAATGCCATTAGACGTAGTATCTCTATGTCACCCTCATCGAACTGGGGTAGGGCATCGAGGTGGGCCCTCATGAGCTCGGCCATCGCCCTCAGCCCTGCCTCAGCGTCGTGAACAACCGGGTCGAGGAGCACCGCCTTTATCACCTTCTCAACGTTTCCTTCGACTGCCCCCTCGCTTGAAAGCCTCTGTATCTCTGCCTGGACCCTGAGGGGAACCAGGGCTTCCCTCGGGAGCTCGACGTGGAGCGGTTTTATCCCCTTCGGCGAGACTTCGGCTGGAACCTCGACTATCGTGCCTTTCGGCAGGTCTATGTAGCCTCTGTTGGGAACGTTTATGGCCTCCTGAAGCTTCTCGACCCCCTCAAGCCCTTCCACAACGTTCATAGCAACGTCCGGGAACTTAACGAAGCGGTTGAAGGCGAACTTCGGGACGAGACCCCTGAGGAACAACCTCAGCAGCCTTCTTACTTCTTCTCCCTCCTTCTTCGTCCGCTCTATCCATTTGAGCCCTTTCTTCTCCTCTGGAATTAGCGGCCAAGCAAAGCTCAGGTACTCCCCTATGTGGTTGTCGTCCGGTGAGGGGAAGAGGCCGTATGTTCGGTAGAGTAGCTGACTCAGCGGCTCGAAGTCTGGCCTTTTCTTTAAGGCCTCGTCAAGCCGTGGATAGGCGTCTTCGCCCTTCACGTGAAGCTCTCGTATCCAGGTGAAGTGGTTCAAGCCCCCCGCGATGAGACTTATCTCCCTCTCGTCGGCTTTTAGGATGGGAGCCAGCATCTCCTTCCTCTCAAGGTAGCCGGTGCAGAGGCCGTAGACGTTTTTGAGCCCCGTGTAGTTGAGGACCGCGTAGGTCACCCTCGGCTCGGGGTTGGAGTAGATGAAAACCCCCGCATCTCTGTTGATGTCCTCTATCCTTCTCGCGATTTCAAGAACCAGCGGGACGACGCGTAGGGTGTGCGCCAGGCCGCCTAAGCCCCCGTTCTCCCCGAGAACCTGTCTGATGCCGTGCCGATGGGGAATTTTGAAATCCAGCTTCCAGCGTTCATATCGCTCCTTCTCGACCGAGATAACGGCGTAATCGAGGCCATGGCCTTCGAGCCCCTCGACGCTCTCAAGTGGAGTGACCCCGAACCCCGCCTTGAAGGTTTTCCTCATCTTTTCAGCCAGAGCGGTTATGAACTTCCTCCGCTCGTCGTCTATCTCGACGAGATAAACCTCAGCGTTCCTAAGAACCTCGCTCGTGGCTATCGTGTAGATGCCCAGGGGAGTGAATATGCTTCCGGCTCCAATAAAGGCTATCCTCACTCACAACACCCCCGCGAGCGGGTTGGCGTGGAAGAGAACCGTGGGGAGTATCCTCAGCCCCTCGCCGTAT from Thermococcus celericrescens harbors:
- a CDS encoding family 4 glycosyl hydrolase; protein product: MRIAFIGAGSIFTPLGIYTIATSEVLRNAEVYLVEIDDERRKFITALAEKMRKTFKAGFGVTPLESVEGLEGHGLDYAVISVEKERYERWKLDFKIPHRHGIRQVLGENGGLGGLAHTLRVVPLVLEIARRIEDINRDAGVFIYSNPEPRVTYAVLNYTGLKNVYGLCTGYLERKEMLAPILKADEREISLIAGGLNHFTWIRELHVKGEDAYPRLDEALKKRPDFEPLSQLLYRTYGLFPSPDDNHIGEYLSFAWPLIPEEKKGLKWIERTKKEGEEVRRLLRLFLRGLVPKFAFNRFVKFPDVAMNVVEGLEGVEKLQEAINVPNRGYIDLPKGTIVEVPAEVSPKGIKPLHVELPREALVPLRVQAEIQRLSSEGAVEGNVEKVIKAVLLDPVVHDAEAGLRAMAELMRAHLDALPQFDEGDIEILRLMAFS